CGGCATGAGTTGAAGAATCCAGCTCTGCCACCATTGGTTGTGTAAGAGTCAAGGTGCCCTCTTATTATGAACAGCATTTCATTCACTGGATCCCCTTCTCTTACAAGGTAGGTTCCTTCAGTGCATAATGCTGGTTTTAGTCTTTCACATATTGCATCTAGCATGCTCTCATCCATTTGGTCAAACAATGGTACCTGTTACAATAATTTCATTATCATAATATATATAAACTTATCTATCAAAATGTAACATAATTATTGTAACCACTTACTCCTCGAACAAGGTCAAGACAAAGGTGGCGCTTGATGTCTCTACGAAGATCTAATGGAAGACCTTTGAGAAGAGCTTCTTCATCAACTCCCCTAGTAGCCATCCATTTGTATTGATCATATTTTCGCACAGATTGTCTAAGTTCTTGTGGTAGTTGCCTGTGATGCATCCATTGTTCTGTGTCTGTTCTTTTCACCCTCCACTCTTCTAATCGCACAGTAGTTGATTGCAGGTATGTCTACACAAATTTTGAGTGCTACATATTAGTACTCCCTATATATTCAACTATAATGAATAATGTCCTTTACTTGCATTCATTACTTATAGTAATAATAATTACCTGCATATTACCAATGAGTAATGCAAAAAGAACCAATCCAAGTGTTGCAACAACAATGGCAACCATAATTTCTCCAACAAAAGTGCTAGTAAGAAGGCCTTGTCCTAATGAACTGTTGCATAGAATAGATATATCAATTTCTCACGGTGTCGACAGTTATTTTGAAACGAGAAAACTCACGTGCAGTTGTCTTTACGTAAAGTTGATATTTGAAAACTGTTAAATGATTAGATAAGTTTGACTAAATCATCGTCTAATGGTTTTTAACTCTCAACTTCACGAAAAAACAATTGCATGTAAGTCTTCAAAAGAAAAAATTGGTTAGATATTACCTGAGATTCCTAAGGCCCCACCAAAGACAAAAGAAGTACTTGTTGAAGAATGATGAGGATGTAACTTGAGAAGTGACAGCATCAGCATATATACCAAACTGATAGAAGTTAGAATCTGGTGAGCATAGGTTTGTGATGTTACTTGCTAGAAACCATAAGTCTCTTTTGGAATTTCCAACCCTGCGGCAGTCAAAGAATGCATATTCACAAAATGGCTTCTCAACATTGCATACATTTCTCCAACATGCTTCTTGCCTTTCTATTGACAGAAGGTACCAGCAAGCTCCTAAAATCTTCATGCAATacaacaaaaacaaacaaaagggtATGAGTTAGTTGAAACTATTTTCACCTAGCACATACCATAATGCTATTTAAACATCTAAAAATAAGACAAGAACTTACATGGCTTGCCAACATGTAAAGCATGAGGTTGTAAGCAGCACCAGCCCATGCTGTTTCTGTGACAACCCCAGTAGCACTTACAATTTGTGAAGAGAGTGGGAAAATCAAATATAGCCTTGGAACATATTGGAAGATGATGAAAAACCGAAGCACATTCTTTGTGTTTGCCATGGTTGAACCCCTAAGAGTTGGGATAATAATCCAAATTAGCACCTACAATAA
The DNA window shown above is from Arachis ipaensis cultivar K30076 chromosome B08, Araip1.1, whole genome shotgun sequence and carries:
- the LOC107614170 gene encoding protein CNGC15c, with translation MGFGNSRSVRFEDDLELPNKKSESNNGMKVKYHIDGTQIAEASSNKKAGNKFLKGRVLSRVFSEDYERVKRRKIILDPRGQAIHRWNKIFLVASLVSLFVDPLFFYLPVVQDEVCIDIGVTLEVALTLIRTVGDAFYVIQIFAKFRTAYVAPSSRVFGRGELVIDTSKIAVKYLFKGFWLDFLAALPIPQVLIWIIIPTLRGSTMANTKNVLRFFIIFQYVPRLYLIFPLSSQIVSATGVVTETAWAGAAYNLMLYMLASHILGACWYLLSIERQEACWRNVCNVEKPFCEYAFFDCRRVGNSKRDLWFLASNITNLCSPDSNFYQFGIYADAVTSQVTSSSFFNKYFFCLWWGLRNLSSLGQGLLTSTFVGEIMVAIVVATLGLVLFALLIGNMQTYLQSTTVRLEEWRVKRTDTEQWMHHRQLPQELRQSVRKYDQYKWMATRGVDEEALLKGLPLDLRRDIKRHLCLDLVRGVPLFDQMDESMLDAICERLKPALCTEGTYLVREGDPVNEMLFIIRGHLDSYTTNGGRAGFFNSCRIGPGDFCGEELLTWALDPRPSVILPSSTRTVKAFSEVEAFALIAEDLKFVASQFRRLHSKQLRHKFRFYSHQWRTWAACFIQAAWRRHKKRKDLAGLRAKENNNNNHINNNNDYVTVSEPETPTSRAVMMSGRKSVSRSDSGVVSSVQKPAEPDFSVDE